Genomic window (Paenibacillus sp. 37):
TCACCTTCGGGTAAGTCTTCAATAGCTTCAACCTCCAGATTGGTATGAATATCCTGAATGGTTGGGATCATATACGTGTCAAGATTAGTGGTTACATAACGGCTGTCCTGCATGACCGCATCCTCGGTCAACGTGAATCCCAGCGCCATGACACTGCCGCCTTCAATCTGTCCGATATAGCCCATAGGGTTGATAACTGGACCTGCCGCAACAACATGGCGCGTATCCAGCAGCTTGGTTTCTCCGGTCAATGTATTTACTTCCACCTCTGCCGCAACCGCTGCATACGTATACAAATAATGCCCGCCTACCACGTTGTCTGGCGTAGTTGGGTAATCAAACTTTGTATCGAAAATCCATTCATCGGCTTCGCCCTGCGTTGCGAGTTCAGCATACGAAACCACAAAGCCTGATGAGACACTCTCTTTCACCAGGTGTTGAGATAAACCTAAATAACTTTCAGCAGTTTGATCACTTTCATTCCCTATAGCAGACGTTTGTTTTACGCCTTCCAGGGCCAATGTTACTTCCTTCTCACTCTTTCCTGTCCCTTGCACATCTGTTTCTACTTCTGAAGTTTCGGCAGGAAGCTGGCCTTTGCGCCATATTCCCCCAGGCCCTGTCACCAGTTCATCTGCCGGAACGCCGGACATTTCAGACGCGACATCGAGAACACGGGAACGAAATGGAATCTGCAAGCGTTGAAGAGCCATCCATGCCATCGTTGTTGAACGTGAAGCTGTGCTTGATCCGCTGTGTGGCACACGATCCGTATCTCCAATGATGATACTGAGATCCGATGTACTGCATTGGAATAGATCACATAACATAATTTCCAGCGTTGCAACGAGCCCCTGACCAAATTCCTCGTAGCTGAACGCCACCTCAATCTTGCCTTCGTTATTCAGGGACAGACGGCCTCCTGCAGGATCTGGAATGCCATAACCCAGCCCTGCACCGTGCATGGCGATGGCCGCTCCGACACCTCGTTTGATCCACGGCGGCAGAGTAGGATCTGCGGGGGAACTCTGATGTTTTTGCCACAGTTCGGAGCGATCCAATGCCTCCCATACTTGGGACAGTCCATCCGTGACCAGAATGCGTTGATTCAGCGGTCCAGGATCATTTTTTTCCCTCATATTACGCCTGCGGAACTCCCAAGGGTCCATGTTCATGATTGCTGCAAGCCGATCCATCTGGCCTTCCATGGCAAAAATCGCCTGGTTCCCACCAAATCCGCGAAACTCACCCGACAATCCATTATTCGTATACACAGACACACCTTCCACATCCACATTCGGAATGGCGTATGGTCCAAGGCAATGTTCGGTACAGAAGTTCAGCACGGGTGCACCCAGGGTGGCATACGCTCCCGTATCTGCTGTAATACGGACACGATGCGCTTGTATGATACCTTCTCGACTCATACCGGTCTGCATTTCAATCTTCATTGGGTGCCGTTTCAGCCCTGCACGCACGGATTCTTTACGTGAATTATGCATTTTCACAGGACGTCCGCATCTCAAGGCCAGCAGTGCACCATAAGGCTGTACGTTGAGTTCATCTTTTCCGCCAAATGAACCACCAATCGGTGAAGACACCACGCGAATATCTTCTTCAGGACAGCCAATAATGCGCGCAAGCTGCATCCGATCCTTATAACCGTGTTGCGTTGCCGCAAATACATTCAGCCTACCCTCTTCATCCGGGACAAACAGGCCACCTTCTGTCTCCATGTACGCATGCATCTGGCGAGGCGTATAATACGTCTCTGTCACGATATGATCACACGTGGCAAAAGCTTGCTCGGCGTCTCCACGTTTGATCTCCGTCCGATGCAGCACATTACCTGGACCATGCTCATGCAGCTCTGGTGCGCCGGGAGCCAATGCAGCGTCTGTGCTATTCAGCGGAGTGAATTCCTCATACTCTACGCGAATCGCATCCAGCGCAAGTGCCGCACGTTCCGGGGAATCCGCAGCAACCGCTACAATGGCATCCCCAACATAACGGACAATATCCTCGCAGAACACGGGCTGATCCGGGGTTGCTATGCCAAAACGATTCAGACCAGGTACATCTTTGGAGGTCAGAACCGCATAGACACCTTCCAACGCCTCAGCTTCCGAAGTATCTATAGACAATATGCGAGCATACGGATATTCGCTTCGCAATACTCTGCCATGAATCATGTCAGGTAGCGTCATATCCGTCAGATATTGAAGCTGACCTGTTACTTTGGGTGCCCCATCTGGCCGCAGGTGCCAGCGTTTCCCGCTCTGTTTCCGATTCAGCAGCATAATCCTCTCCCCCTTTGCTTGATCCCTTTTATCTATACGTGAAGTGCCTCCCATAGCCCGGCGCCCAGCAGGTTGCCTGCGGTCTGTTTACGATAATGTTCCGTTGCAAATGCATCGCCATAAGTCGTAAATTCGTCAGTCACAGCTGTTGTAAGAGTCGCCGCTTGCATGACAGAAGCTTCGCTGTTAAGAAGCTGTTGTTCTGACTCCAGAAGTCTCATTGCCATGCCTGAGCCCCCGCCTGCAGCAATCGCAATCTTAGTCCAGCGATGATCCGAATCAATTTCACCGTATAACGCAACCGTCACCAGCGATGCACTGAACGTCTCCCGTCGACCCAACTTGCGGTAAAAGGAAACTTCTCGTGCAGCAGGCTTGTGCCCACTGTCCACATCAAGCAGAGAGGACGGTCTCATCGGGATATGAATCGAGATTAATACGTCCCCTGGGTTACGCCTGCCATCCGGTCCACCCTGAAGCCAGGAAGACACACTGCGGATTTCAATTCCGCTATCCGTCAACCAGTGCAGCTCCGCATCATATACAAGCAAAGCAGTCAGTGTATCCCCTACTCCGGACACAATATTCCCGCCAATGGTTGCCACATTACGAATGGAAGGGGCAGCAATTCCATTCACCGCTTCTTGCAGGATCGGCAGTTGATACAGCAACCCTTGTGAAGCACATTCCTTTAATCGGGTCATTGCGCCAATGACGATCTCATCTCCACGATTAGATATCCCTCTCATTTCAGGAACACGAGCCAGGCTTATCATGTGTTCAGGTGCAGGAATCAAGCCTCCTTCCCACTGGGTTCGCAGCAATGTTCCGCCTGCCGTGAAACAACATATCCCCTTGAGTCTACTTCTTAACGTTTGGAGTTCTTGCAGGTTCTCAGGCTGCCATACCGATGGCAATGCTCCAGAACCGTATGCCGGTGTTACCATCGCCGCATCCCCTTTCTCTCTCTTCCATGGGCAGGACATTCAACCGTCTGATCCAGATAATTCTTCAAATCATATGAGAGTTAAGCAGCAACGTCAATTACCTTCACATCGTTTTGGATAAATGTATAAAACCTGTGTTCTATTTGTGCTTGATGCATTATGATCTATCAAAAGCTAACATGAAGTTTCTTTCACCACACGTGAAAAAAAGACAAACAGGCCAACCAGACTGCCTGGCTGACCTCATCATGTAATTAAATTATACATAGTCATTAATCTTCTCCTGTTATATAGTCTGCCTGCCCCGATTCATATACATGATTCAAAATGCGTTCCAATTCCGGTTCTGTATCCGCGTCCCAGAAACTCGTCTCAGACAGTGGTACATGTACTCCTGAATAATTAGCGCTGCGCATAATCTTGCGTGCCCCCTCATCTCCATGCAGAGACAACAGAGGACCGAACATATGGGAGCGAAAAGCAACGGGCGGCTTGCCACCCTCACCGTCGGTAGCTGCCACATAGTCACACAATTTGTGAGTCGCCAGTGCTGTAGTCACCCGATTAATATCCTTCGCTTTTAATAGAGGCTGATCACCCAGCAACATGAGAATGCCCTCCGGTTTGTACTCCATGGCCGACAACACGCCAGAATGAAGAGAATTCGCCATGCCGCAGGCATAGTCTGCACAGACAACAATTCGAAGTCTCGCTGTGGGATGATAGGCATAAGTGGCAGAATCAATCCATTTTACAGGCAGCCATGCCAACGAATCTTCCGGTTTGACCACACAGACCACTTGATCCAGCTCCGAATTCAGCGCAGCTTCCAGTGACCATGCAGCCAGTGACCTCCCGTCTGGCATGACAACCGAGAGTTTATCCCGACCAAGGCGACAACTCTTACCTGCTGCCAGAACTATGCCCGTCATTCGCATGTGCAACGCTTCCCTTCTGCCCCACCTCGGAACTCAAGGAAGAAACCTTATGTTTACATGCGATCAATTCCGCTGCAATGCTGATGGCGATCTGTTCGGGACCGTCCGCCCCGATGCTCAAACCAACGGGAGAATGTACATATTTCAACGGTGGTAAACCATCCAGCAGACGGGCTGTTCGTGTTTTGGAACCCATGATCCCAAGATACGCATACTCACAGTCCACTAACATCTCCAACAGTTCACGTTCGCGGGGGAAATTGTGACTCATCAATATCAAATAATCCCCTTTGGTTACCTTTAACAGAGGCATGATCTCACATGGGAAACCCAGTACGAGTTCGGTTTCAGGGAATCGTTCCGAAGTGCATAAGGACTCTCGCCAATCGGCTACCACTACACGGAATCCTGCGGACCGGGCGAGTCTGGCAACAGGAATAACATCATTTCCGGCTCCGATGATAATCAGGCGAGGTTTGGGTGTGTACTGTGAAGTAAGTTGCTGCGGGAGATCCCAGGGATTCGTTGAAATCGCATCGTTAGTCGGTATATCAGCCTCAGAGATATGTTGTGAATCACCGGACGGAGTGGTAGAGTGAGATCCGTTTGACGTAGCAGGTACCCTTTCAGGCACAAGCGTAAGGCGAGGTATATCGCGAGAATGTTGTGTTAATGCCGTATGTTCATGCTTGATATTCCCACTGCTGTGTTGTACATCAACCTGCAATGAAGTTAGATTATAATATGCCACACGATCATGAGGGGGGACGAGCGAAGGACGCAAGACTGGCTGGTGCCCTTTTTCCGTAGGCTCAATCCGTTTCCATCCATATTGAACCCTTGTGTAATCATCTTGGAACGTTCGGGTTAACGCTGTTGCAGCGCCGGATTGCAAACACTCATGCATCTTCTGCAACGTAGATCGGAGTTCACCACACACTGGTTCAAGCAACACAACAACGAGTCCGCCGCAGCCAATCGTCTCCCCCCAGGACAGATCATCCTCGGGACGCATGTCGTACTCCGCGAATTCCATCTGGTTTGTATCCAGCACATGGCTCACCCGGGCCTGAAGATCACTCTCCAGGCATCCCGGACTGATACTGCCATACATTTGGCCCTCCTCGGTCAACAGCATAGAGACTCCCTGCTTACGGTAAGCATGACCCTCTACCTTGATCGCTGTTGCGAGCACACAGCGCATTTCACGGGCTGCGATTGTACACAGATCATGCATTTCCATATCGGTCTCCATCCTTTCTAAATTGCATACGTTTCCTTCGATCAGATGCGCTTCATCAATCTCGCAATGCTTTTATCCGACTCACGCAGCACAATACCACGATCAATTGTCTGAATCTTGCGATTCTTTAGTACAATGCTGCCATCGATAATTACGGTGTCCACACAACTACGTGTTGCGGAATAGACCACGCGTGAATAGACATCCGTCTCATAAGAAGGGTACGTGTGAAAATCATCCAGATCCAGCAGTAACATATCTGCCTTTTTGCCCACTTCGAGACTGCCAATTTCCTTCGACAAGCCGAGCACCTCCGCACCACCCATGGTAGCCATGCGCAATACGGTCCGGGCATCCATCACCGTTGGACCATGAGGAATCTTCTGCATCAGCGCTGTGAGGCGCATCTCCTGAAACATATCCAGATTGTTGTTACACGCCGCACCATCAGCCCCGATCCCAACCGCGATCTGACGATTCAGCAGATCCGGAATATCCGCTACTCCGGAGGAAAGCTTCATATTCGATCCAGGACAGTGAGTGACTTTGACTCCGCGCTTGCGGATGATCTCTTTCTCTTCCTCACTCAGCCATACACAGTGGGCCAGCACCAATCTTGGGGTAGCCAGACCAATATGATCGAGGTATACGATGTTACGCATTCCGCGTTCGTGTTCTACCAGTTCGATCTCTCCGCGATTCTCGGAGGCATGGGTGTGGACTTTGACATGATATTTATTGGACAGGTCGCGGACCTCTATCAGCAATTCTTCGGTACACGATACAACAAAGCGTGGACAGAACGCATATTGAATGCGACCTCCGCCAAACCCGTTCCATTTCTCCAGCAGATCCACACTCTGTTGCAGCGAAGTTGCTGTATTCTCACGCAGAGGTTCCGGAACCTCGTCTCCATGATCCATCATCACCTTGCCGGAGATGACCCGGATGCCGCTCTGTGCCATCGCCTGAAACGCCGAGTCCGTGTGATGTACCGTCTCCATATCCAGAATCGTCGTGGTTCCGCTGGAGATCAATTCGCCAAGTCCGAGCATTGCTGAATAATACACGGACTCCTCATCATGCGCTGCTTCCAGCGGCCAGATCCGTTGACGGAGCCAATCCATCAGTTCCAGATCGTCTGCACGTCCACGGAACAAGGTTTGACACAGATGAATATGCGTCTGGATGAAGCCCGGTAGCAGCACTTTGCCGCGAGCATCAATGACCTGGTCAGCCTGAACATCGATATGCGTTGCAATCTCCTTGATTTTGTTATCCTCGATCAACAGATCTCCAATGAACACTTCTTCTTCTGCATTCATCGTCACAAGCTGTGCGCCTTTCAGCAGGATTGTTCCCATGCCAATCTCCCCTATCTGTGTCTGTCTATATAGTACAACTCATACATACTTACACTTGCACTCCGATGACAGACTAACCTTCCGATCGCTGTCTGTTACCATCCAATAGCTATACCATCGCCTCTGGGGTCTGCCGCGCCACTAATCATGCCGTCCTCACGAATGACAATGCCTTGCGACTGTCCCATAATACCGTCCCAAGGTGCTCTCGCTTCAACGTTATGTCCCCACTGGGCAAGGGTTGCACATACATCATCATGATATCGGTTCTCCACACGCATCGTATCGCCTTCTTCGCCCCAGGTACGTCCGTACACCCAACGCGGCAAGCTGATTGCTTCCTGAATGTTCAGCCCGTAATCAAGCACTCCGGTAAGTACCGATAATTGTGTCTGCGGCTGGCCTTCTCCCCCCTGTGTACCCACGAGCATATATGGTTTGCCATCTCGTGTAACAAGGCCCGGCATGAGCGTGTGGAATGAGCGTTTGTTGGGTTCCAGAACGTTGGCATCCCTCGGGTCTAAGGAGAAAAACGACCCCCGGTTCTGCATGATAACCCCCGTATCCCCTGGGACATAGGCTGCACCGAAGTCAAAATACAGGCTTTGAATGAAGGAAACGGCATTGCCTTCGCTATCAACAACCGCTGCATACGCCGTGTCCTGACCTATCGTTTTGGACAAAAACGGCTGTGCCACAGGTGGAGCAGACTGAATCTCATTCCACAATTGGTCTCCGTAATCCTTGGATAACAGATGTTCCAGCGGAATGTCTCTGAAATCCGGGTCCGTCAGATATTGGTCACGATCACGAAACGCCTTTTTTACCACTTCCGCCATCAGATGATAAAATTCCGGTGAGGTACGTGCTACAGAGGACAGATCCGTATGCTCCAGCATATTTAACATCATCAGCATCGAGAATCCCTGCGAGTTTGGCGGCATCTGATAAACTTCATAGCCACGATACCCCGTACTGACCGGTTTCACCCACTCTCCACGATGCCCTGCAAAGTCCGCTGGTGCAAGCATGCCCCCATCCTCACGAATAGCCGAAGTCAGACGATCCGCAAGTTCTCCTGTATAAAAAGTATCTCGCCCTTCCGTCTGAATCAGACGAATGGAGGCAGCAAGATCAGGCTGGATCAGCAGCTCACCTTCCTGCAAAAGTGTACCCAAAGGCGCAAATACCGCTCGCAGCGGTGTATGCCCCATGATGAAATCTTCATCCCTTTCCATCCACAGTCGGAGATTCCGGGATACAGGGCATCCTTTTTCTGCATACTGCGCAGCAGGTTCAAGCAGTTGCTCCCACGGTAACTTACCGTACCGGGACCAAACTTCCCACCAGGCATCGACCATTCCCGGAACCGTGATGGCACTAAGTACACCGCGCTGAGGAATAGCACTCATACCCATCGCTTTGAACGTTTCCGCATGAATGCCCGCGGCTGAGCGGCCACTTCCGTTATAGGCGGTAATCTCACCGCTGGCTCCATCATGAATCAGGAAGAAGGCATCCCCGCCAAGTCCGGTCATATGCGGATATACCACACCCAGCGCTGCACTGACCGCAACAGCAGCGTCATAAGCATTCCCGCCCTGCTGGAGGATGGAGCTTCCCACTGCACTCGCCAGATAATGAGGAGTAGTAACCATGACCTCTCTGGAGATTGGCATCTGATTTAACATAAAGCGCCCTCCTTCCCTGCATACACATCCAATGCCGCCTGCACTGCTTCACCGGCTGGTAATACGTAACGATGACGGAGAAGAACAGCTTCCAGCGCTCCCAGCACATGAAGTACATTCTTGCGTTGGCAGCTGAATCCCATGGTACCGATCCGCCAGATTTGCCCTTTCAACGGGCCAAATGAACTGGCAATCTCAATGCTGAAATCGTTTAGCAACATGCTGCGCACCGACTCACCATCAATCCCTTCCGGAATAGTAATACAGGTGACCACCGGAAGTTTACTGGACATATCCCCGTACAGTTGCAGTCCCATTCCCTGTATTCCAGCGACCAACGCACGTTCATTCACCAGATGTCTCTGGAACCTGGCCTCCAATCCTTCTTGCAGCAGAATACGTAATCCTTCGTGAAGACCGTAGAGCATGGAGGTGGCTTCTGTATGGTGGTTCAGCCTGGCCGAACTCCAGTAATCCTGCAATTGGCTCAGGTCAAAATAATTGCTGGCAATGGTGCGGCCTTCTGCCCGCGCACTGGTTGCGTCTCGGAGTCCGCGTTCAACGGTTTTGCGGCTCATCAGCTTCTGTTCCACACGACTGTTGTACGTGAGAGGTGCCATCCCTGAAGGAACGGACAGGCATTTCTGCGTTCCGCCCATCACCGCATCCAGATACCAGGCATCCGTCTCCACCGGCGTCCCGCCAATGGTTGCTACAGCATCCACAACGAGTAAAATATCAAGGTCGCGACAGGCTTTGCCAATCTCGGCAAGGGGCTGCATCTGACCGGTGGAAGTCTCACCATGAACCATCGCAACCAGACTCGGTTTATGGGCATGGATCGCCTTGATCACCTCTTCCGGATCAAATACCGTTCCCCATTCCGTTTCAAAAAAAACGACCTCTGCACCACAGCGTTCCGAGATTTCAACCAGCAGATGTCCGAATCGTCCGTAGATCGGGACGAGAACTTTGTCACCGGGCTGGATCAGACTGACCAACACAGCTTCAATGCCTGAACGCGATGTGCCATCGACTGGATAACACCACTCGCTATCTGTCATATATAACTCACGCAGCATCGCCATCGTCTCGTTCATCAAGGACGTGAACTCCGGGTCAAACTGCCCGAGGATCGGAAAGGATAATGCTCTGAGTACGCGTGGATCAACCTCAACGGGGCCCGGGGTCATAATGGTCCGCAAGGACGGAGATAACTCTTTATAGTTGGACATCTGCATTCAACTCCCGTAACCGTATTTATAGAGTAGCCGGACCAGAACCCGAAAACCGTGCAGCAGGTCAGCTTCAGCTGTATATTCAAGTGGATTATGACTGATACCGTCCTGACTCGGCACAAAAATCATGGCTGTCGGACAAGCTGGCTGAAAAATCTGCGAATCATGTCCCGCACCACTTGGCATTAGCCAATAGGACAACTGCTCCTGCTCACAGGTATCTTGGATGTCTGAGATCATCTGCGCGTTCATGGGAATGGGTGTGACGGATAGATGCTCTTCCCAATCCAATCCGAGCTGCTGCTCGGCTGCGATACGACTAAATGCCTGGAGCATATCCTGCCAGCAGCGATCAATACTCTCCTGCCGGATATGGCGGATATCCAGTGAAAACACCGCCCGTGCTGCAACCACATTCCCAACACCCGGATCGGCTGTGATTCGCCCAACCGTGGCTACCAGCGGTTCTCCTGCTTCCAATGCGACATTCCTTACGGCAGTAATCATCTCAGCTGCTCCAGCAAGTGCATCTTTGCGCCAGGACATTGGCGTTGTTCCGGCGTGATTTGCTTCTCCGCTGACGGTGATACTGAAACGCTTCTGACCTACAATATCGGATACAACGCCAATCGAATGTCCGAGACGTTCCAGAACCTGACCTTGCTCAATGTGAAGCTCAATAAAGGCACCATATTTTTTTGCGGCCGGTCTATATGCACTATCGGGTCCAAAGCCCGCATCGCGGATCGCTTGTGCAAAGGTAACGCCGTCTTGATCCTTCAGATGCTCTACATCTTGCAGAGACGTTATTCCTGTTATACTGCGTGAACCCCAATATGCAAAAGGGAATCGACTTCCCTCTTCTTCGCATAACGATACCACTTGAAGTGTGCGCTTCGGTGCTCCAAAATGCTTCTGCAAATACTCCAAAGCAAGGACACCCCCCACCACACCGTAAGCACCATCATATTTGCCACCATACACCACAGTATCCATATGTGATCCGGTCACGATCGGTAATTCTTCAGCACCATTCGCTGATCCCTCACCCTCGCCCTTCAGTGTGCCATACAGATTACCGGACTGGTCGAATTCGGGAGAAAGTCCTTTCTCCTGCATCTTGGCTGCGAGGGCATGCTGTGCTTCACACCAAGACGAGTCATACAACAGTCGTGTGACGCCGCCCTGTGCATCCGCACCATATGTCGACAGCCAGTCAAGCATGGCTTGCAGCTCCACCTGTTCCACATTTAGCAAAGGAAGCTGTGCGTTATTGGTACCGGATGACCGGTATACTCCAGACTCCGTCATGGCGTCTCCTCCGTTCCCGCTTCGATGGGAATAGAAGAATAAGCCGCAATGTGTTGCCCGACAGGCACAGGAGATAACCCGGATTCCGAGTTGTAGACGCGCTGACCACGGCAAAATACATCTGCAATCTGACACTTAAAGGTACGTCCCACATAAGGGCTCTGTTTATGCGTGTAGAGCAGATCTTCCGTGTTCAGGGTCGCGCTCTTACCCCAGTCAATCAGAACCAGATCTGCATCCATGCCAATTGCAATCTCCCCTTTATTCTCCAGACCAAGCCTTCTGGCAGGCTGCAGAGAGAGCACTCTTCCGAGCAACGGAAGGTCGATATTTCGCTGAAGATGTCCTTCCTCCAGCATGATTAGCAGTGTGCTTTGTGCCCCGGATATGCCGCCCCAGATTTCAAAGAAGTTATCCGATTGTTTCATGGATGGTGGGCAAGGAGAATGGTCTGAGGCGATAACATCAATCAATCCTGAAGTCAGTGCATCCCATAACTGCTCCTGTTCGGAAGAGCTGCGCAGAGGTGGAGCGCATTTTGCTACAGCACCCAATCGGACCACATCCTTCTCGGTCAGCGTCAGATAATGAGGACATGTCTCTGAAGTTACGTTTTGCCCACGCCGTTTGGCTGCTGCAATCAGATCCAGCGCTTCCCGGGTGCTGATATGCACAAAATGCAGCGCACACCCGGTCTGTTCGCCGTATTTCAACGCTCGGGCAACAGCGACGACTTCAGCTTCCACAGGACGAGACCGGATATAATCCATCGGTTCCGTCTTTCCCTCTGCGATGCTTCTCGTAGCAAGTTCGGCAACGATGCCTTCGTCCTCTGCATGAAGTGCCAGCACACGGTTTAATGTTGCAAGTTCTTTCATCCCGTCCAGCAGGGTATGGTCATCAGCTCTGGCAAAGATGTCCTCCCCATCTCCACCCGGCTCGGACATAAATGCCTTGAATCCCGCAGCCCCCAGCCGTGCCAGTGGAGCAAGTTCATCCCGGTTGCCGGGAACCAAACCTCCCCAGAAAGCAAAATCAACATACGATTGGTCTGCGGCTGCTTTCATTTTCATCTCCCATGCTTCCGGCCTTGTGGTTGGCGGTACGCCGTTAAGCGGCATATCAACATAGGTCGTGATTCCCCCTGCGGCAAGGGCTGCCGAACCCGATCGGAACCCCTCCCAACTGGCGAGTCCGGGTTCATTGAAGTGTACATGAATGTCCACGACACCCGGCATCACTGTAAGCCCCTCAGCTTCTATGATGCAAGTTGCTTCAGCAGCGGTCAGCCGAGTGGACAGTTCCGTAATTTTCTCACCCGTAATGCCAATATCCAGTTGCTCTACCCGATCTTTCAACACCACCCGGGCCCCCCGGATGATGGTATCAAACGTTGTCATGTGGATG
Coding sequences:
- the allB gene encoding allantoinase AllB → MTTFDTIIRGARVVLKDRVEQLDIGITGEKITELSTRLTAAEATCIIEAEGLTVMPGVVDIHVHFNEPGLASWEGFRSGSAALAAGGITTYVDMPLNGVPPTTRPEAWEMKMKAAADQSYVDFAFWGGLVPGNRDELAPLARLGAAGFKAFMSEPGGDGEDIFARADDHTLLDGMKELATLNRVLALHAEDEGIVAELATRSIAEGKTEPMDYIRSRPVEAEVVAVARALKYGEQTGCALHFVHISTREALDLIAAAKRRGQNVTSETCPHYLTLTEKDVVRLGAVAKCAPPLRSSSEQEQLWDALTSGLIDVIASDHSPCPPSMKQSDNFFEIWGGISGAQSTLLIMLEEGHLQRNIDLPLLGRVLSLQPARRLGLENKGEIAIGMDADLVLIDWGKSATLNTEDLLYTHKQSPYVGRTFKCQIADVFCRGQRVYNSESGLSPVPVGQHIAAYSSIPIEAGTEETP
- a CDS encoding Zn-dependent hydrolase, producing the protein MTESGVYRSSGTNNAQLPLLNVEQVELQAMLDWLSTYGADAQGGVTRLLYDSSWCEAQHALAAKMQEKGLSPEFDQSGNLYGTLKGEGEGSANGAEELPIVTGSHMDTVVYGGKYDGAYGVVGGVLALEYLQKHFGAPKRTLQVVSLCEEEGSRFPFAYWGSRSITGITSLQDVEHLKDQDGVTFAQAIRDAGFGPDSAYRPAAKKYGAFIELHIEQGQVLERLGHSIGVVSDIVGQKRFSITVSGEANHAGTTPMSWRKDALAGAAEMITAVRNVALEAGEPLVATVGRITADPGVGNVVAARAVFSLDIRHIRQESIDRCWQDMLQAFSRIAAEQQLGLDWEEHLSVTPIPMNAQMISDIQDTCEQEQLSYWLMPSGAGHDSQIFQPACPTAMIFVPSQDGISHNPLEYTAEADLLHGFRVLVRLLYKYGYGS